GCGCGTTACTGTCGATGCGATCATGGAGGTAACCCTTGCCGCGCGGCACGAGCTCATCCAGCAACCGCAGGATGTCGCTCCGCAAGCCGGGCTCGTTCTCGTTGATGACGATCCCGGTGGTCGTATGCCTGGAGAAGACGACGCAGATCCCTGAGTCCACACGTTTCGCGCGCACGATCTGCTGTACCTCGTCCGTGATATCGATGAG
This genomic window from Methanomicrobia archaeon contains:
- a CDS encoding YjbQ family protein, whose amino-acid sequence is LIDITDEVQQIVRAKRVDSGICVVFSRHTTTGIVINENEPGLRSDILRLLDELVPRGKGYLHDRIDSNAHAHLRAVLLGSSVSIPIETGAMTLGTWQSILFVECDGPRRREVFVQVVAS